A part of Ziziphus jujuba cultivar Dongzao chromosome 8, ASM3175591v1 genomic DNA contains:
- the LOC107414431 gene encoding uncharacterized protein LOC107414431: MGKEWHWGGRSSKRGGVGGGAADRDATSSGCMSAVFQFFDFHQFQFPLHHQQPSFNPTSFPLEDPTSPKGVEAPRNSLKSDDSSLSSIIEEKENLNIPMGIQIKTYGTKPRASNDLCSDTSSSPGAKTPNLVARLMGLDLLPDNSHSPTFHATTPNPLSKSHSHSHRFRQPLHSKSRQSMEGDSNAGSRSLPETPRISSARRSDVDHHRLSLQINKENVSVVEDLDFSRLSYLRRKELRIEDESRSPGHYARQIVKQVKESVSRRAGMDITNTVRNRDQCRAELVNHLRSKKASKGFSKIADEASPGKHSTPSCSPRLRFMESKSNNKPSNTAVSSAKDQTLQAQSKSMSSFSASRVNSYSQTVKVCAKPKPQPLQEKQVVVQQVSIQKCKKTKAREGFGTRVKKQEESFVRPSTANRANIPDKNCKKTPLSNNLVNFNHVPTLLLPLKKCPSPPATKIRQKQQLEMYEAQQSNRSSQLPRTPSQKYEQEATHGLETQDTNGGDIFNGGNSSSTTSTSGGGAELSHSLHQYITKILSRTGIQCETPVSFTKWFSPSHPLDPSIFYYLEQYYSTNGFSISSTNNTQLNLQCNRRLLFQVVDEILVQILKPHLNMKPWVTTTTTSTTRSSEYNIMQGSELIEALCLRIKRFPCADCQVLEDIDELIDKDLPEMKAQNAMAFEEEGEGVVNEIEKHILDTLVHETALVMVV; encoded by the exons ATGGGCAAGGAATGGCATTGGGGTGGAAGGTCCTCCAAGAGAGGTGGAGTTGGAGGTGGTGCTGCAGATAGAGATGCTACTTCTTCCGGTTGCATGAGTGCTGTTTTTCAGTTCTTCGATTTTCATCAGTTTCAGTTCCCTTTACACCACCAGCAACCTTCCTTCAATCCCACCTCTTTCCCACTCGAAGACCCCACCTCTCCCAAAG GTGTTGAAGCACCAAGGAACAGCTTGAAGTCTGATGACTCTTCATTGTCATCTAtcatagaagaaaaagaaaatttaaatatccCG ATGGGTATTCAAATCAAAACATACGGAACAAAACCAAGAGCTTCAAATGATTTATGCTCAGATACTAGCAGTTCTCCAGGGGCAAAAACACCAAATTTGGTAGCAAGACTAATGGGTCTTGACCTTCTTCCTGATAATTCCCACTCACCCACTTTTCATGCAACGACACCAAATCCACTCTCCAAGTCACACTCCCACTCTCATCGGTTTCGCCAACCCCTGCATAGTAAATCAAGACAATCAATGGAAGGCGATAGTAATGCAGGCAGTCGTTCACTACCAGAAACTCCGAGGATATCGTCGGCGAGAAGATCAGACGTGGATCATCACCGTCTTTCTCTTCAGATCAATAAAGAAAATGTAAGCGTGGTTGAGGATTTGGACTTCTCTCGTTTGTCATATTTAAGAAGGAAGGAACTTAGAATTGAAGATGAGAGTAGAAGCCCAGGTCATTATGCTAGGCAAATTGTCAAACAGGTTAAAGAAAGTGTAAGCAGGAGAGCTGGTATGGACATTACCAACACTGTAAGGAACAGAGACCAATGCAGAGCTGAGCTTGTTAACCATCTCAGATCCAAGAAAGCTTCAAAGGGTTTCTCAAAAATTGCAGATGAAGCAAGTCCAGGAAAGCATTCAACTCCTTCTTGCTCTCCAAGGCTGAGATTCATGGAGTcgaaaagtaataataaaccCAGCAATACAGCAGTCTCATCGGCAAAAGATCAAACACTTCAAGCGCAGTCAAAATCAATGTCATCTTTTTCGGCATCACGGGTCAATTCTTATTCCCAAACCGTTAAAGTGTGTGCGAAGCCAAAGCCTCAGCCATTGCAAGAGAAACAAGTAGTAGTGCAGCAGGTATCAATTCAGAAATGCAAAAAGACGAAAGCCCGTGAAGGGTTTGGTACGAGGGTGAAGAAACAGGAAGAATCATTTGTTCGTCCATCAACAGCGAACAGAGCCAACATTCCTGACAAGAATTGCAAGAAAACCCCGTTATCGAACAATCTCGTTAACTTCAATCATGTCCCTACTCTTCTTCTTCCACTCAAGAAATGTCCCTCCCCTCCAGCAACCAAAATTCGTCAAAAACAACAG CTAGAGATGTATGAAGCCCAACAATCGAACCGTAGCTCACAGTTACCTAGGACCCCGAGCCAAAAGTACGAACAAGAAGCGACACATGGGCTCGAAACCCAAGACACCAACGGCGGCGACATCTTTAACGGTGGTAATTCCTCCTCCACCACCTCCACAAGCGGTGGTGGAGCGGAACTCAGTCACTCACTCCACCAGTACATTACCAAAATACTTAGCCGTACTGGTATACAATGTGAAACCCCAGTGTCCTTCACCAAATGGTTCTCTCCTTCTCATCCTTTGGACCCTTCAATTTTTTACTACCTCGAACAATATTACTCTACAAATGGGTTCTCAATTTCATCCACAAATAACACCCAATTGAATCTCCAATGCAATCGGAGGTTACTGTTTCAAGTGGTGGATGAAATCTTGGTACAAATTCTGAAGCCCCATTTGAACATGAAGCCGTGggttactactactactacttcaACTACTCGCTCCTCCGAATATAATATCATGCAGGGGTCAGAGTTAATAGAAGCACTTTGTTTGAGAATTAAGAGGTTTCCATGCGCAGATTGTCAAGTCCTGGAAGACATTGATGAGCTGATTGACAAAGATTTGCCGGAAATGAAAGCCCAAAACGCAATGGCGTTtgaggaagaaggagaaggtgTTGTAAACGAGATAGAGAAGCATATACTGGATACCCTTGTACATGAAACGGCTCTGGTCATGGTTGTGTAA